The Patescibacteria group bacterium genome window below encodes:
- a CDS encoding LysM peptidoglycan-binding domain-containing protein: MEKTTEIPKPSKASLTAVVAGVLVILAGFVMYNYFSKTGGEITNQAEKTESLGEDNNISQEKLTNPEEIAKGISLNGQETSLNPQTTSEWTANDYKSGDITTSKHTVVKGDTLWEIAQAKYGDPYMWTKIRDANAGSIGQLANGNPLITPGQILILPD, translated from the coding sequence ATGGAAAAAACAACCGAAATTCCAAAACCTTCAAAAGCGTCTTTAACCGCTGTGGTCGCAGGTGTATTAGTTATTTTAGCGGGTTTTGTAATGTACAATTATTTTTCAAAAACGGGCGGTGAGATAACTAATCAAGCGGAAAAAACCGAAAGTCTAGGAGAAGATAACAACATTTCTCAAGAAAAGTTGACCAACCCCGAGGAAATAGCCAAAGGAATAAGTTTAAATGGACAAGAAACTTCTTTAAATCCACAAACAACCAGTGAATGGACAGCGAACGATTACAAAAGCGGGGACATAACGACCAGCAAACATACTGTTGTAAAGGGAGATACCCTTTGGGAGATAGCCCAAGCAAAATATGGCGACCCTTATATGTGGACAAAAATAAGAGACGCAAACGCGGGTTCAATAGGACAGTTGGCAAACGGCAATCCGTTAATTACTCCCGGGCAGATACTTATTTTGCCTGATTAG
- a CDS encoding DNA polymerase III — MLHKFTNKQVADLLREVSACYEAKNENPFKIRAYDNAAGAIEKLDSDIGELWAENRLNDVPGIGEALEEHLTELFNTGKVSHFTEVKKSLPQGMFGLLKVPGIGAKTAFKLASHFNLNNEDKAVSQLKKFAEIGKIKILPGFGEESENKILQSIEKMADKEARFPLYVAEETAFKLLDYLKKCPYVLKADPLGSLRRKSATVGDIDISVATKNSREVINYFVKYPKITKIISKGDIKAS; from the coding sequence ATGTTACACAAATTTACCAACAAACAAGTAGCGGATTTGTTAAGAGAAGTTTCTGCCTGTTACGAAGCGAAAAACGAAAACCCGTTTAAAATCAGAGCTTATGATAATGCCGCGGGCGCAATAGAAAAGTTAGATTCCGATATAGGAGAACTGTGGGCGGAAAACCGTTTAAACGATGTTCCCGGTATTGGCGAAGCTTTAGAAGAACATCTTACGGAACTTTTTAATACCGGAAAAGTATCCCATTTTACGGAAGTTAAAAAAAGTCTTCCTCAAGGTATGTTTGGGCTTTTAAAGGTTCCTGGAATAGGCGCTAAAACCGCGTTTAAACTCGCCTCTCATTTTAATCTTAATAACGAGGATAAAGCCGTGTCGCAACTTAAAAAATTTGCCGAAATCGGTAAAATAAAAATCCTGCCCGGTTTTGGAGAGGAATCCGAAAACAAAATCTTGCAAAGTATAGAGAAAATGGCAGATAAAGAAGCCCGTTTTCCGTTATATGTGGCTGAAGAAACAGCTTTTAAATTGCTTGATTATTTAAAAAAGTGCCCTTATGTCTTAAAAGCGGACCCTTTAGGTTCTTTAAGACGCAAATCCGCCACCGTTGGGGATATAGATATTTCCGTTGCCACTAAAAATTCCCGCGAAGTTATAAATTACTTTGTTAAGTACCCCAAAATTACAAAAATTATCAGCAAAGGAGATATTAAGGCAAGTG